The proteins below come from a single Eremothecium sinecaudum strain ATCC 58844 chromosome II, complete sequence genomic window:
- the MRP10 gene encoding mitochondrial 37S ribosomal protein mS37 (Syntenic homolog of Ashbya gossypii AER199C; Syntenic homolog of Saccharomyces cerevisiae YDL045W-A (MRP10)), with product MSSKVPKVRLPPLPRLKVKNPIIEKEANKCLVLMSNLLQCWSSNGHMNPACDELVTQLKACSSDKAAYTNKSPRKNTINYHAARLYPRISGKPHD from the coding sequence ATGTCTAGCAAGGTGCCCAAGGTTAGGCTGCCCCCTCTTCCACGGCTAAAGGTCAAGAATCCCATTATCGAGAAAGAAGCTAACAAATGTTTAGTTCTAATGTCCAACCTATTGCAATGTTGGTCATCGAATGGACACATGAACCCTGCATGTGATGAGCTAGTAACACAACTAAAGGCTTGTAGCTCAGATAAAGCTGCATACACTAACAAGTCACCTCGTAAGAATACTATAAACTACCATGCCGCTAGACTGTATCCTAGAATTAGCGGTAAGCCGCATGATTGA
- the SDH5 gene encoding succinate dehydrogenase assembly factor SDH5 (Syntenic homolog of Ashbya gossypii AER200C; Syntenic homolog of Saccharomyces cerevisiae YOL071W (EMI5)), whose translation MLIKSVFQSRRNAAVFTTVRLASIAMKPVTTSCRSMSTSKANDDDDVVQRIKVDPIKRVNEDLQTKRARLVYQSRKRGILETDLLLSGFAAKHLKHMSPDELNEYDELLNELDWDIYYWATKNYTVTPLPKKWQDSAILQKLQEYSENKQKKILRMPDLAEFR comes from the coding sequence ATGCTAATAAAATCTGTATTTCAAAGCCGTAGAAATGCGGCTGTTTTTACAACTGTTAGATTAGCAAGCATAGCTATGAAACCGGTTACCACAAGTTGCCGTTCAATGAGCACTAGCAAGGCCAacgatgacgatgatgTAGTGCAGAGAATTAAGGTAGATCCAATCAAAAGAGTAAATGAAGATTTGCAAACTAAGAGAGCAAGACTAGTTTACCAGTCGAGAAAGAGAGGAATCCTGGAGACAGACTTGCTATTATCGGGCTTTGCTGCAAAGCATTTAAAGCACATGTCACCGGATGAATTGAATGAATATGATGAGTTACTGAATGAACTTGATTGGGATATTTATTACTGGGCTACTAAGAATTATACGGTTACCCCCCTTCCTAAAAAATGGCAAGACTCTGCTATTTTGCAGAAATTACAGGAATACAGTGAGAATaagcagaagaagatacTAAGGATGCCCGATCTGGCGGAGTTCAGATGA
- the PRP38 gene encoding U4/U6-U5 snRNP complex subunit PRP38 (Syntenic homolog of Ashbya gossypii AER206C; Syntenic homolog of Saccharomyces cerevisiae YGR075C (PRP38)) translates to MPQEFHIQSNISDKQLNHQSTSLVIPQITRLRIHSSMYYKIKLDRRSLRGDTMKQVLKVLVNDFGRCYDQSASMINVCGNVEFKCMLMKIIEICPTWAQVCEILQLGSELHKQYLFNDKYIVALLLVYLRIQYYYLPDSKSDERGALQDVDSTGKITTRKIKAIYKNFLCDFRKLKSINFEVDCWSSSMQKNVCIYHLDEIIDRLCTEDNIWGVPLGKCQWAANIIEDESGSEFEDESDISDVENSSAVANVNNYDSSSN, encoded by the coding sequence ATGCCACAGGAATTCCATATTCAATCCAATATCTCCGATAAGCAGCTGAATCACCAGTCTACGTCACTCGTTATCCCTCAGATAACAAGGTTAAGAATCCACAGTTCTATGTActataaaataaaattagATCGAAGAAGTTTACGAGGAGATACAATGAAACAAGTATTGAAGGTTCTGGTTAATGATTTTGGCAGATGCTATGACCAATCTGCTTCTATGATAAATGTTTGTGGTAACGTAGAGTTTAAATGCATGTTAATGAAGATTATAGAAATTTGTCCGACATGGGCCCAGGTTTGTGAGATACTTCAACTAGGGAGTGAACTCCACAAGCAGTACCTCTTTAATGATAAATATATAGTGGCTTTATTATTGGTATATCTGAGAATTCAATACTACTATTTGCCAGATTCTAAGTCTGACGAAAGAGGTGCTTTGCAGGATGTGGATAGTACCGGTAAAATCACTACAAGAAAGATTAAAGCCATTTATAAGAACTTTCTTTGCGATTTCAGAAAATTAAAGAGCATTAATTTTGAAGTGGACTGCTGGAGCAGCTCTATGCAGAAAAATGTATGCATATATCACTTGGATGAGATAATTGATCGTCTCTGTACTGAAGACAATATATGGGGAGTACCACTGGGTAAGTGCCAATGGGCAGCTAATATAATTGAAGATGAGTCCGGTAGTGAATTCGAAGATGAGTCCGATATAAGTGATGTAGAGAATTCTTCCGCTGTTGCAAATGTTAACAACTATGACAGCAGTTCAAATTGA
- the NPC2 gene encoding sterol transporter (Syntenic homolog of Ashbya gossypii AER201C; Syntenic homolog of Saccharomyces cerevisiae YDL046W (NPC2)) produces MMKNLILLIIVSLYTIMFANGSLITDLGQVFMPINRKIPGGSPISTCDVQNDQILTMKYLHISPNPPERGANLTITASGILEEDVEEGAYVELEVHLGLIKLLSLTLDLCELLEDNKLSVSCPLEAARYKIEKVVEIPKQVPPGVYTVQARAYTEDGDEIVCLSGKTSFPPVVRRWKSIIRQIFTFQWW; encoded by the coding sequence ATGATGAAAAATCTAATTCTACTCATTATTGTTTCATTATACACTATAATGTTTGCTAATGGTAGTCTAATAACCGACCTGGGTCAGGTATTTATGCCGATCAACAGAAAGATTCCAGGTGGTTCGCCTATTTCAACTTGTGATGTTCAAAATGATCAGATACTAACTATGAAATACCTTCATATTTCTCCAAATCCCCCAGAACGTGGTGCTAACCTCACAATTACAGCCAGCGGCATTCTCGAAGAAGATGTGGAGGAGGGGGCGTACGTTGAACTGGAAGTTCATTTGGGTCTCATAAAATTACTTTCATTAACCCTTGACTTATGTGAACTATTAGAGGATAACAAGCTAAGTGTATCATGTCCTTTAGAAGCTGCAAGATATAAAATAGAGAAAGTGGTTGAAATTCCAAAACAAGTACCACCCGGAGTTTACACAGTCCAGGCTAGAGCATATACGGAAGATGGTGATGAAATTGTCTGTTTATCAGGTAAAACATCCTTCCCTCCCGTTGTACGTAGATGGAAATCGATTATTCGTCAAATTTTCACATTCCAATGGTGGTAG
- a CDS encoding HBR172Wp (Syntenic homolog of Ashbya gossypii AER204W-A; Syntenic homolog of Ashbya gossypii NOHBY535; No homolog in Saccharomyces cerevisiae; Syntenic homolog of Kluyveromyces lactis KLLA0D03740g): protein MDSFTDCFIKFLKSLQLVCSVRQNNLQLCELSFIKSIAKKILQSDVRDEDFSSWDSFIRFLQLSGITGIDQLVEEFDYTFLESQKIPLSESSALQLELLCCILLKWIHKQNPDYISSVAKDEGYLLLETLQHSPYGEIAIVRWQKNVLSRKRDDLLKTVREGEATIQVHIKLQVALEQRLKKIADDNSELQREKMDLEILCDNKLKELGKLNKKLQKLTRDYEQLKRENEELLTENMNTKLNQVSPFERSLRSSTPDTLSHTDIKGQFEVDMETTKLEEEIIYLKQECNLLNVWIRNLLFQNA, encoded by the coding sequence ATGGATTCTTTTACAGACTGTTTCATAAAATTCCTCAAGAGTCTTCAGTTAGTTTGTTCGGTACGACAGAATAATTTGCAACTTTGTGAATTGAGTTTTATCAAGTCAATCGCGAAGAAAATATTACAAAGTGATGTTAGAGATGAGGACTTCTCTTCTTGGGACTCATTTATAAGGTTCCTTCAGCTCTCTGGGATCACAGGTATTGACCAATTGGTAGAAGAATTCGACTACACATTTCTTGAAAGCCAAAAGATCCCACTATCAGAAAGTTCGGCTTTGCAATTAGAACTTTTGTGCTGCATTTTATTGAAATGGATTCATAAGCAGAATCCCGACTATATAAGTTCTGTTGCGAAAGATGAAGGCTACTTACTATTAGAAACCCTACAGCATAGTCCATATGGTGAAATTGCTATTGTCAGGTGGCAGAAAAACGTTCTTTCTAGGAAACGTGATGATTTGTTGAAGACTGTCAGAGAGGGCGAGGCAACTATCCAGGTGCATATTAAGTTGCAAGTGGCATTAGAGCAGCGACTTAAGAAAATTGCTGACGATAATTCAGAACTACAAAGAGAGAAGATGGATTTAGAAATATTATGCGATAATAAATTAAAGGAACTAGGGAAGCTAAATAAGAAGCTTCAAAAACTTACAAGAGATTACGAGCAATTAAAGCGTGAAAATGAGGAACTACTGACGGAGAATATGAATACCAAGTTAAACCAGGTATCGCCGTTTGAACGTTCGTTAAGGAGTAGCACCCCAGATACACTTTCACATACAGATATAAAAGGTCAGTTTGAGGTCGATATGGAAACTACCAAACTAGAAGAAGAGATTATATATTTAAAGCAAGAATGTAACCTTTTAAACGTTTGGATTCGTAACCTCCTTTTTCAAAATGCATAA
- the SMD1 gene encoding mRNA splicing protein SMD1 (Syntenic homolog of Ashbya gossypii AER205W; Syntenic homolog of Saccharomyces cerevisiae YGR074W (SMD1)) codes for MKLARFLMKLRNEQVTIELKNGTTVWGTLQTVSPQMNTTLTDVKLSLPNKAAKAAVAALYLTGAKLDTENTKVDGSTTFLQYINIRGNTIRQIILPDSLNLDSLLVDNNEVNRLKRSGKVAIDPSRKRRIEHNGNPSKRVKRAL; via the coding sequence atgaagctCGCTCGttttttgatgaaattgcGCAATGAACAGGTTACCATCGAACTAAAGAACGGTACCACTGTGTGGGGGACATTGCAAACTGTATCTCCTCAGATGAATACGACTTTGACTGATGTTAAACTGTCTTTACCCAATAAGGCTGCCAAGGCGGCTGTTGCAGCTCTATATCTCACTGGTGCAAAGCTAGACACAGAAAATACCAAGGTCGATGGAAGTACAACATTCCTACaatatattaatattcGTGGTAACACTATTAGGCAGATTATTCTTCCAGACTCTCTAAATCTGGATTCTCTTCTGGTAGATAATAATGAAGTGAATAGACTCAAAAGATCAGGAAAGGTAGCGATAGATCCTAGCAGGAAACGAAGAATCGAACATAACGGCAATCCAAGCAAAAGAGTGAAAAGGGCTTTATAA
- the THP1 gene encoding Thp1p (Syntenic homolog of Ashbya gossypii AER203C; Syntenic homolog of Saccharomyces cerevisiae YOL072W (THP1)), which yields MNHFIEQLRQGNVEVLNVNLNENGPLIASLQNELHSQYNNIKLEQLVEGFKLYNGSWTRFNIMLKSFLRYCRDVNPWSLWESSDLIYAFYQDLSNCLLNDTYPLENLVQLFKDVTDWLLPMSIQLDANYASNGTRKNQFLQHVASVISRVFNSIKARVDESPTEFHALSAKQQSLLYVANKLNNIYFRLDSPSSCANIFKNIKPKSMLEHFHQYPIKERIEYRYLLGRYYLLNHRISDAFHQLNSSYRMLHFLAMNSSAPSHELVRNMVRVMRYLIPAGIILGKVPSFTFVDQIAPDLSHLYTKLIQKIKTGHVAGINEWLYTNEDYLRRKRLFIAILEKVPILAYRNLLKQVVQLTILPAESNRISYETMETALRVSLHGSQPQDGLPLMYSIIHTTDNAENVLVTLINHSFFRGNCFPLNRMCITMKTNNINDIFPPISDKIAAKFPLNSEDAWLDT from the coding sequence ATGAATCATTTTATCGAACAGTTGAGGCAAGGAAATGTCGAAGTGCTGAACGTAAATCTTAATGAAAATGGTCCTCTAATTGCATCACTACAGAATGAACTTCATTCTCAATACAATAATATAAAGCTAGAACAGTTAGTGGAGGGCTTTAAACTTTATAATGGAAGCTGGACAAGGTTTAACATTATGTTAAAGAGTTTTTTGAGGTACTGTCGAGATGTCAACCCATGGTCATTGTGGGAGTCTTCTGACCTCATATATGCATTTTATCAAGACCTGAGTAACTGCCTTTTGAATGACACATATCCGCTAGAAAATCTTGTACAGCTCTTCAAAGATGTTACTGATTGGTTACTTCCAATGTCAATACAATTGGACGCTAACTATGCTTCGAATGGTACCAGGAAAAACCAGTTCTTACAGCATGTTGCATCTGTTATTTCCAGAGTTTTCAACAGCATTAAAGCAAGAGTAGATGAATCTCCAACTGAATTCCATGCTCTTTCTGCCAAACAACAGAGTTTGCTTTATGTGGCTAACAAGTTGAATAATATTTATTTTCGTCTGGACTCTCCATCATCATGTGCGAATATATTTAAAAATATAAAGCCTAAGTCGATGCTGGAGCATTTTCATCAGTATCCTATCAAGGAGCGCATAGAGTACAGGTACTTGCTTGGGAGATATTATTTACTAAATCATCGCATAAGTGACGCTTTTCACCAACTAAACAGTTCCTACCGTATGCTCCACTTTCTAGCCATGAATTCTTCTGCACCTTCACATGAATTAGTGCGTAACATGGTACGTGTAATGCGATACTTAATACCAGCAGGTATTATATTGGGTAAGGTTCCTTCTTTTACGTTCGTTGACCAGATCGCTCCCGATCTTAGCCATTTATACACTAAGTTGATCCAAAAGATCAAAACCGGGCACGTAGCCGGCATTAACGAATGGCTTTACACAAATGAGGACTATCTGCGAAGAAAAAGACTATTTATAGCCATTCTAGAGAAAGTACCAATCTTGGCCTATCGTAATCTGCTCAAGCAAGTCGTCCAGCTCACAATTCTTCCAGCCGAAAGTAACAGGATATCTTACGAAACTATGGAGACCGCACTGAGGGTTTCGCTACACGGCTCTCAACCACAAGATGGACTGCCATTGATGTACAGTATAATCCATACCACTGACAATGCAGAGAATGTCTTAGTCACCCTCATCAACCACAGTTTCTTTCGCGGTAACTGCTTCCCACTTAACAGGATGTGCATCACAATGAAGACCAACAACATAAATGACATTTTCCCTCCTATTAGTGATAAAATTGCAGCCAAGTTTCCATTGAATAGCGAGGATGCATGGTTAGATACGTGA
- the MRPL25 gene encoding mitochondrial 54S ribosomal protein mL59 (Syntenic homolog of Ashbya gossypii AER207C; Syntenic homolog of Saccharomyces cerevisiae YGR076C (MRPL25)) — protein MSLVNKKQYFDLLPTKLKTFFQKYPPSITYSSKPTLTTEINANPFLPNKNPTTGRYHDPKYSLRRMSDLYKLAYRYGLQDLLPPSKKLFFEEKYEKKKMMRGVLLPKGTKHELRHESKVAKMQEAIKNADQYIAEVKGAKFLKKLEKRKLKERTWF, from the coding sequence ATGTCACTTGTTAATAAGAAACAATACTTTGATCTTCTGCCTACgaagttgaagacattTTTCCAGAAATACCCTCCAAGTATAACGTATAGCAGTAAACCAACTTTAACAACAGAGATAAACGCTAATCCGTTTCTACCAAACAAAAACCCAACAACTGGGAGATATCATGATCCAAAATATTCTTTAAGACGTATGAGTGACCTATATAAGCTGGCATACAGGTACGGTTTACAAGACTTGCTACCTCCTTCTAAGAAACTGTTCTTCGAAGAAAAATatgagaagaagaagatgatgaggGGTGTTTTACTGCCAAAAGGGACCAAGCACGAATTGCGCCATGAGTCTAAGGTGGCTAAAATGCAAGAAGCGATTAAGAACGCCGACCAGTACATTGCAGAAGTAAAAGGTGCTAAATTCTTAAAGAAGTTGGAAAAAAGGAAACTGAAAGAAAGAACGTGGTTTTGA
- the FAD1 gene encoding FMN adenylyltransferase (Syntenic homolog of Ashbya gossypii AER198W; Syntenic homolog of Saccharomyces cerevisiae YDL045C (FAD1)): MTYSLHLISQHCYNITASYLSIKCNNPVIQTTQNAITLTRLELLNNVLPCWNPFNGQISFSYNGGKDCQVLLIIYLSCLWEFFLDKVSDSQYDQKYHSIPLKKLPAVYIHNAQNFESLEHFIGSSVERYGLSLYESPKESAINMPQAFTEYLELFPNTKAIIIGIRHTDPYAENLKTIHKTDSNWPEFIRVQPLLHWDLENIWSFLLYSGEEICGLYSLGFTSLGSMDRTVRNPNLRIREDDSNSADQVSSLKNPFEWEIQHAYGKLNPEDKVNLSPITSPDREVIMWSSNESYYPGWYLTDNAKERAGRH; encoded by the coding sequence ATGACCTATTCCCTACATTTGATTTCACAGCATTGCTATAATATAACAGCGTCTTACTTATCAATAAAATGTAATAATCCTGTTATTCAGACTACACAAAATGCGATCACACTTACCAGACTAGAATTACTGAATAATGTTCTTCCATGCTGGAATCCGTTTAATGGCCAGATATCGTTTTCTTATAACGGAGGTAAGGATTGCCAGGTTCTACTTATAATATATTTAAGCTGCCTGTGGGAGTTCTTCTTGGATAAGGTATCCGATTCACAGTATGACCAAAAATACCATAGCATCCCGCTCAAGAAACTACCCGCCGTTTATATCCATAATGCCCAGAATTTCGAATCATTAGAACATTTTATTGGCTCAAGTGTTGAGAGATATGGACTATCTCTCTATGAATCACCCAAAGAATCTGCAATAAATATGCCGCAAGCTTTCACAGAGTACCTGGAACTCTTCCCCAATACCAAAGCCATAATAATAGGCATCAGACACACTGATCCATACGCTGAAAACCTTAAAACGATTCATAAAACGGACTCTAACTGGCCGGAATTTATCAGAGTACAACCGCTTCTGCATTGGGACTTGGAAAATATTTGGAGTTTCTTGCTATACTCGGGTGAAGAGATATGTGGGTTATATTCCTTAGGATTTACGTCTCTTGGAAGTATGGATAGAACAGTACGGAACCCTAATCTAAGAATTCGGGAAGATGACAGTAATTCTGCCGATCAGGTCTCGTCATTAAAGAATCCCTTTGAGTGGGAAATACAACATGCATACGGCAAGCTGAACCCTGAAGATAAGGTTAACTTATCACCCATTACCAGTCCAGACAGGGAAGTTATCATGTGGTCGAGTAACGAAAGCTACTATCCAGGCTGGTATTTAACTGATAATGCCAAGGAACGTGCTGGTCGCCACTGA
- the SIT4 gene encoding type 2A-related serine/threonine-protein phosphatase SIT4 (Syntenic homolog of Ashbya gossypii AER202C; Syntenic homolog of Saccharomyces cerevisiae YDL047W (SIT4)) → MVESGPDQWLEKIKKCQVLAESEMKQLCELFKELLMEESNIQPVRTPVTVCGDIHGQFHDLLELFRTSGGFPDQVHYIFLGDYVDRGYYSLETFTLLMCLKVKYPSKITLVRGNHESRQITQVYGFYEECLNKYGSTTVWKYCCQVFDFLTLAAIIDGKILCVHGGLSPEIRMLDQIRVLSRAQEVPHEGGFSDLLWSDPDNVDAWQVSPRGAGWLFGSKVAREFNYVNGLNLIARAHQLVMEGFKYHFPGKDVVTVWSAPNYCYRCGNVASVMKVDEDLEPTFKIFSAVPDDYVQETNHNNQRGGYFL, encoded by the coding sequence ATGGTTGAAAGTGGTCCAGACCAGTGGTTGGAAAAGATAAAGAAATGCCAGGTCCTGGCAGAGAGTGAGATGAAGCAGCTATGTGAGCTGTTTAAAGAACTTTTAATGGAAGAGTCGAATATTCAGCCCGTGCGAACCCCAGTTACAGTGTGTGGAGACATTCATGGTCAGTTTCATGACCTTCTAGAGCTATTCAGGACGTCTGGGGGGTTCCCGGATCAGGTGCACTACATATTTTTGGGAGATTATGTTGACCGTGGCTACTATAGTTTAGAGACCTTTACATTGCTAATGTGTTTGAAAGTAAAATACCCTTCTAAAATAACTCTGGTTAGAGGAAATCATGAATCTAGACAGATCACGCAAGTTTACGGATTTTACGAGGAATGTTTAAATAAGTACGGTTCTACTACTGTCTGGAAATACTGCTGTCAAGTTTTTGACTTCTTGACATTGGCCGCTATTATTGATGGGAAAATTTTATGTGTTCACGGTGGACTATCACCAGAAATTAGAATGTTGGATCAGATTCGTGTCCTTTCTAGAGCACAAGAAGTTCCTCATGAAGGTGGGTTTTCTGACTTATTATGGAGTGACCCTGATAATGTTGATGCATGGCAAGTTTCTCCCCGTGGTGCCGGATGGCTTTTTGGAAGCAAAGTGGCGCGGGAATTCAACTATGTCAATGGACTGAATTTGATTGCCAGGGCGCACCAATTGGTAATGGAGGGATTTAAATATCATTTTCCTGGAAAAGACGTTGTGACGGTTTGGTCAGCACCCAATTACTGTTATAGGTGTGGTAACGTCGCAAGTGTAATGAAAGTCGACGAAGACTTAGAACCAacttttaaaatattcTCTGCTGTACCTGATGACTACGTTCAAGAAACAAACCATAATAACCAAAGAGGTGGATACTTCTTGTGA
- the UPF3 gene encoding Upf3p (Syntenic homolog of Ashbya gossypii AER204W; Syntenic homolog of Saccharomyces cerevisiae YGR072W (UPF3)): MDIKEPHKSKKKVSSGNRKPSDINRKDTKKSDCTSKKDAKKTEVNQWKKKGDHKVQVLSSSGINSPLKHKQSAQETNRSGSSRRLRKKTRSSAEGASKCDKGSGSYGYKLVVRLLPPNLTSEMFFKSLQANLPSDTFLDEFTTDQYFVQGHYSKKPFKLPKYSRCYFTLPDMNNLQVLANILKDMAFVDDHDNSLAPKLALSPYVKKMGSEDLKKHVKQQRKHEGTLVNDVLFQNFMKSVALIAESGGEYQYQDLRILNPIDDELKRRLKRSEIIQKQAEKAINDLAGIDDPATTKEEKSKKGSKAAGKSASTTKGNNQCQAVNQEGGKKKSESKEAKKVAKKKKADKKKKPFKFDMKSDSNSAPVSTPASPPNGNV, from the coding sequence ATGGACATTAAAGAACCTCATAAGAGCAAAAAGAAGGTTTCCTCTGGCAATAGAAAGCCAAGTGACATTAACAGAAAGGATACTAAGAAAAGTGACTGTACTTCCAAAAAGGATGCTAAGAAAACAGAAGTTAATCAATGGAAGAAAAAGGGTGACCATAAGGTACAAGTATTATCATCTAGCGGTATCAATAGCCCTTTAAAACATAAGCAAAGTGCTCAAGAAACCAATAGATCAGGCTCTTCTAGACGATTAAGGAAAAAGACAAGATCGAGCGCTGAGGGCGCCAGTAAATGTGATAAAGGTAGCGGTTCTTATGGCTACAAGCTGGTAGTGAGGCTTCTTCCCCCTAATCTTACCAGCGAGATGTTTTTTAAGTCACTTCAAGCCAATCTTCCTAGCGATACATTCTTAGATGAATTTACAACTGATCAATATTTTGTTCAGGGACATTACTCTAAAAAGCCATTTAAGCTGCCCAAATACTCTAGGTGCTATTTTACATTACCTGATATGAACAATTTGCAGGTGTTAGCTAACATTCTGAAAGATATGGCGTTTGTAGATGATCATGACAACTCGCTAGCTCCGAAGTTAGCGTTATCACCATATGTGAAGAAGATGGGGAGTGAGGACTTGAAAAAGCATGTTAAACAGCAAAGAAAGCACGAGGGTACTTTAGTGAATGATGttcttttccaaaatttCATGAAATCAGTTGCACTAATTGCGGAAAGTGGTGGAGAGTATCAGTATCAAGATTTACGCATATTGAACCCGATAGATGACGAACTGAAAAGAAGGCTCAAACGAAGTGAAATTATTCAAAAGCAAGCGGAAAAAGCCATAAATGACTTAGCTGGTATTGATGATCCTGCTACTACAAAGGAGGAGAAGAGCAAGAAGGGGAGTAAGGCGGCTGGGAAATCAGCTTCCACGACGAAGGGTAATAATCAATGTCAGGCTGTAAATCAAGAAGGAGGAAAGAAGAAATCCGAATCTAAGGAGGCAAAAAAAGTTgccaagaagaagaaagcagataaaaagaagaagccATTTAAGTTTGACATGAAAAGTGATAGTAACAGCGCTCCAGTGTCAACACCGGCTTCCCCTCCTAACGGTAATGTCTAG